Part of the Tolypothrix sp. NIES-4075 genome is shown below.
CAAGACTGGGCAAGCTGTGCTGCTGTACTGGCCAGTTTAGTCAGGTTTTGGAAGACAGCCTCGCTTGCGCCATTCCCACCTTCACTGCAATTGTAGAAAAGACCGTAATATGCTCCATCGCCGATGGTTCAACAACGTAAGTAGAAAGGCGCAAAAAAACCGCTATTTTGTAACGAGAAGTAAAGTTGTCCAAAAACCTCTTCCCTTCAGCATAGCTGCCTTCTGCCGATCCAAAAATGCTAACAATTGCTAACAAATGCCCGCATTTTCTTCCTGTTTCATCCTGGAAGTGTCGGCACTATCCAGTCCACAGGCGCGAGCACGGTCAATCTGACCGCTTCTTGACTTAAATTAACAGCAGCCTTTTTTCACCAAACAAGTGCTTTTGTTATAACATCTAGAGTCTCAAAACCCTTGCACAATCGAAGTGCGATCACCTCCGGTGGGCCTAACGCCATCGCTGGGTAAATTTGGAAACTGAGCAACGAAACAACCATTTTGTAACCTGTGTGCCTTCTAGATTCGCTTTGGAGACTTATTCAGCAAACCCTACGTCCAGAACTCCCCGAAATTTTTCGCTCTCCAGTTATGCAGCCACTCCGAAAATTTCAGTTATGAATTCCACCCGTTTCTGAACGGCTCTTTTTTCAGTCGCGGTGCGCTTGAACTTCTTGAGCAAGTCGGGCGATCGCCTCTGTATATTGTCGAATTTCCTCATCGTAGCGACGGTTAGCGGCTTCCTTGGCTTGATTGATGGCATGGAGCTGTTGTTGATGCTGGGTGAGCAACGCTTGCTTGTCTTGGAGCGATGCCTCGGCAGACTGCGTTTGTGGATAGCTGAACTGGGTCATCTGGTGCTGTACCTGTTTCAGGAATGTGGCTTGCGCGTTCAACATATCCTCAAATGTTCTAATTTCCATAAAAATCTCCTGTTAAAACCATTAAACTTAGCATCATCAAACAACGGCATTGATGTCGCCCAATGCGGGTGACGGTGGCACAAACCGAGTGGTAAGGGAGGGTTGTGCATCAAAATTATCGGTGGTTAGGTTGCCAATATAGACTGCTTTTACATGGTAGTTGAAATAGAAGGAATGGCGGGTTTTAGGCGTTTCTTTAATGTGGTTACCCATGACAATTAGGTGTTGACCTTCAATAAAGACGTTGGCTGCATTAGAAACGTTTGTGAATCTAGCATTGCCTAAATGTTGGCTGACGTTATTGCTGAAGGTCACTTTTTCAAAACCGATCGCACTAGTGTCATTTTCGGTGAACCGGATACCATAAATTTGTACGAGGGCTGATGACCCTAAGCCCGCAAAAAGGTTATCGGTGACAGTGGCGATGCCGATTGGGGGTTGTGGAGCGTTGGAGTTAATGGGTTGGAAGGGCGGAGTCAAACTTAGAGCGCGATGTTCTCTGTCAGAATTGAGTTGTTTGAGTCGGTTTAAATCAGTGTAGCCAACGGCGTTGTGACTGATGCGGCAGAAAGGCACTGCGATCGCCACAATTCCCCAAGTTGCATCGGGATTTGACTGCTTCAACTCATCTCGCGCTAAACCAATGTTGAGAACTTCGCAGGATTCGATGCACAGGTCAGTCAAGCTGTTGAGGATGGCAATTCCTGAGCCGATGAGGGAATCGACCGAGAGGTAGCCGCAGTAGGTGACGCGATTGTGGGCGAGGCGGGTAGATTCTAAAAGTCCAGATCCAATTAAGCCAGCGATCGCCATATTTTCTATAACATTGTGAGACACTTCTAATGCCACCTCCCCAACCGCCAGAATGCCAAATGTGCCTGTGTTGAGTCGATTGTTTAGCAGTCGATTTCCTGAACCCAGATTGGGGACAGTGCCCAAGAGCAAGATCCCAGTTTGGGCATTTTGGATCTGGTTGCCTGCTATGGTGGCGTTTTTGCTACTAGCGAGGGCGATCGCCCTCGCTAGTAGTGTATCAGGTGTAATTTCAATTTGATTATTGAGGATTTCTACGCCCTCCATTGCCAATACGACAATGCCACTGAGCTGCCCCAACAGGGTATTGTGGCGAATCACACTGGAATTGGTGGCGATGCGCGTTGGAGTTTGCAACGGTGCCAGAAAAATGGCAACAGGGATGAATTGAGGTGGAGAGGCAACAGTGGCGAACAGGGAATTGCTGGAGCGACCTGAAATTAGAGCGGTGAGTGTGTTGTTTTCAATCTGGGTGAAGGCATCAGAGGCTCGAATACCACCGTAAATGACGTTGTTTAGGTTCAGTTCGTTCTGAGCGATGCGGCAATTTTTGGCTTTAACAATGATGCCGTAAAGGTAGGGTTCGTTGCCGATGCGGAGGTCGCCGACAAGGGGATGATCGACGGGGAATTGCTCGGGCGATCGCCGCAGAATTTGGTTGCCGACAATCTGAGAGTTATCCGCTTGTTCGCCAACATTCACTCCTACCCAGTAGTTTTCAATTCTATTATGTTCAATGCGGCAATTCCGTCTGTCGCTGGCTCGAAGTGCTTTGGTAATTGAGATATTAAGATTGATACCGATCAAGCCCAATGGCACAATTGAATCGCCTTGGGCAAAGGTTGGGGCATTTAACTCGTTCTGGGCAATTTCTACAGCGGCGCAACCTTCCGTCCAGATGCCAACCGAAAGTAAGTTCAACTGATTGGCTAAAATTTTAGACTGGCTGCTGTTCATAGCAATGATGCCAATAGCGGGGGTCCGCGCAACTACTGCTACGCGAATGGGGGGAGTGGTTACGGGGGTGATCGCCAGTTGGCATTGGATCAGTGTCAGATGGCGACAATTGTTGAACGAGACGATACCCAAATCGAGTAGTTCGGTGATGGGTTGGTTAGTGCCTACTGTTTCAAACTGAATCTGTTCCACCGTGATGTCGGTAATGGGCTGTTGCAATGTCCCAACGATCGCCAAGGCATTGATCCCGTTCGAGCGCACGACTTTGGCTCCCAAATTTGCGCCTTGCAGGGTAACATGGGAGCGTTCGATGCGAATGGCTTGGGTAATGGCATGGATGCCTGTTTTAAGACAGACACAACCGCCTGTGGCAGGCAACAGATTGATTGCGGCTTGAATATCCTCGCCGGGATGCACCACGACACAGCAGCTTTCACCTGCGTCAATTTCAGTCAGGGGTGGAAAAATTGGGCGGCAGTCTTGCAGCTTCAGTTGTTCACCACTGAGTTGGGCGATCGCTAAACGGCAGTAGTGATGCTGAATGCCAAAGGGCGACTGCGGCAAGGAATTGCCCGATCCATCGACTAGCCACTCAATTTGTCCGGTGGCAGTTCGCGCTGGAATCAGCCAGTAGTCTCCGGGGCGAAAGCTGCCACTGTCAAATTGCACAGAAATGCCGCCTTCTAAGGCCATTGATGTATTAGGAGTCACAGCAATTCCGGTTGCCGTTGCAGCAGATCCAGTCTGATCCCAGCGCCGCAGCTTCGGATGGCGAGTGGGATCAATGCCATTTGTGCTGCCCAGCGTCGTGGGTGCGGTTTCCATTGTCAGCACTTGTCCGGCTGAGTCAATGTCTAAAATTCTGACGATCTGTCCAGATTGACCGCTCAGTTCTAGGCGATCGTCGATAATTTCAACCCATTGCCCGATCGCAAATCCTAGCACTTCATCCGGGCCGATATCCTGTACCGTTACCTGCACACCGCTGATGCCTTGAACGGCAGTGACAACAGAACCATTATCTCGTGACCATTTGAAGGTAAGACTGGGATTCGTTTGATGGACTTCCACCCGGTAAAGCTGATTTTCGAGGCGTTGATAGCCCGCAGTCGGCGGAATTAAACAAGGATTATCGGTATTTATGGGCAAAGCTGTTTGGGCGGTGAGCTTGCCGGTGCTGCCTGCGATCAGCTTTTCCCAATCGGGGAATGAACTATCGCAATTGATGTCTACAGGTGGATCGGTGGACGGAATGGGTAACACCTTCACCTGCCAAACAGTCTTGAGCCTTGTCGCGGTGTCTGGGCCACCCAGTGCCACTTCGCAGATCTGAGGATCATCTAATGCGGTTAAATGACGTTGCCAAACATCGAGATAAATGATTCCGGCGATCGCCTTCGATAAGCCATCCAATGCATTGGGAGGATCTGGAAAATCGGGTTGTTGCTCATAAGTCACCGTTGCTTCATTTTGGCAGAGAATGCCATCTACGTAATAGCGTCCTTGACCAATAGACAACTGTGTTCCCGATGCTGCGATCGCAAACCCTGGATTATTCTTAGGCGCACCGCAGCGACCGATGACGTCAATCGCCTCTGTTTCAATGCGAAATGATTCGAGTGCTTGCTGTTCGTTCCAATCTGCATCGACTTGAACTCGCCCTTGTTGCATCAGCACAGCGCTGTAATGCTTTTTAGGATCAAATGTTTGACGGCTAAAATCACCTTTCATTATCGACTCCTGAACAATCGTTTGATCACGTTACATAAAAAATGCCTGCCTCCAATCCAAACCGCAGATACTCATCCAACCGTACCTGTAAGTTGATTTCTCGCTGGGGTTGAAACAAATCATGAAACACGCCCATCTCGGCTTCATCGTCTGCCCCTTGGCGAATCTCAACAGCACAGCGTTGACTCAGTTGTCCATAAGCTGGATCGCCGTAGCGCTGGGATGTGAATTGGGGGGTGAGTCGGAGGGAAATGGCAGTTTGCTCTGCTAGGGGAAGCGGGTTAGGATGCAGCGCCGCCGCCGATTGTGCCAATGCCAGATTAGGCTGACAGCGATAGCGGCGTGGAACTTGGGAGTCAATGGGCAAAGCAGAGAATCGAACGCAGCCGATTTGGCGACGGGTGGCGATCGCCTTCTTAGTAAAGATACTGTTACTGGCTTCGAGGCTGTCAAAAGTACTGCTGCCCAAAATCGTGCTGGTATTGAGATCCGTTGGAGTCCGGGCGGCGATTGCCACACCGCCCAGCCCATCGACAATACTGCTGTCAATCCGCAGCTTGGGAACCTTGTCAGGCAAGGCGAGGGAGCCGCAAATGCTGTGGTTGATCCAAACATTGAGCTGGGGATTGGCAGCCTCGACAATGCATTCGCCTTGACTGCGAGGCAAACTGGGCACTAGGGTGCAATGGCTGATCTGCAAATCGCCTAAATTGCCAGATGGAACTGTCAGCGACCCTTCCACCAGCAAGCCGTTAAGGATGCATTCGCCGGGACTCGGATCGTTAACCGCAGCCGTTCCCTGGATGGAGAGATTTCCCAAGAGATGCGGTCGCAAACCGATGGGAGTGAGTTGTCCCACAATGCGCCGAGTCCCTGAAGGTTCAATCACTTGTGCCCAATCAGCGGCAACAATCAGCAATTGACTCCCGGCTGGAATCATGATGGTTGGAAAGGCTTCGGCATAGGTGCGGCTATCGAGGAGGGTAATTGCGCCGACGGTTCCCGCAGGTTGGGTGTTCCAAGCCGCGATCGCCTCTGTCAAGGTTGCCAATAGGTCAGGATCGTTTAGGGGTGCGATCGCCGTCACGCCTTTTTGCCAAGTGATCTGTCGCTGTAGAACGGGCAGAACAGATGAGCTGCGATCGTAGGAACCACCACCGACATCGGCACTAAAGCCATAGGTGTAACTCACTTCTACCTTTTCGGGAACAACCCCATCTGGAAAGGTGATTCGTCCCAATACTGGATCGACGGCTACCTGAATGGGGAGAGTCTGCGGTGGTTGTTTCCGGTCAGTCGGTTGATAGCTTTTGCTGGTGGGCGATCGTCGCCAATCTGCCAGATTGCAGATCGCTATTTCTTCAGGCGGGATGAGCAGGTCGTTGAGAAAAATTTGCAAAACTGGAGTGCTGCCAAAATAAACGGGAACAGTAGCTTGCCCATCGACCAGATTTTGCCGACGGGTTTCTAATTCTTCATGCAGCACCCGCCGCCGCAAAGGTTCGGGCACATTAGCTGGCTCTGCCAAATGGGTAAACTCTGTCTCGGTTTGCGGAGGATTAAACAGCGGGGTATCTAAGCCTACTGGATGAAACCAATAGCGCCCGTCTGCCGTTACCGCCCTGGCAGTGCCACGGGTGATGGAATAGGGAAATAATCGCCACAAAAAGATGCCGATATTGGCAATGTTGTAGCGTCCTCGACGCAAAGGAATGCGGCGAACATCGGCGGTATGGGCAGTGGTTTCAAAGGGAGTTTGCAAAAATTCTAAGGGCTGCCAGAGCCTCAAGTCAGGCGTTGCGAGTGGGGTAGACCGGATATGATTCATGTATTGCGTGGTGGCTAACCGTTGAAAAAATTCCACCACTCGCGCATTCCATCCTGTGGTATCTCGCGCCAGTTGCTCTAGGACAGATGCCGTTCCTTTCCGGCGACGATAGCCGATAGTATTGGCAACTTCGGCACGAGGATTACCGATTTTGGTAGAGGCTTGTGAAAGGTTATAGAGGGGGCGATCGCCAATCAAATCACCCAAGTAGGGCACTACCCAGGATGCACAGGTTTCAATGAACTGATCGTCATATAACTGCGCCAGATCTTCCTCCAAAATTTCAGCTTGTTCGGCAATCACCGTCAGCAGGGCTTTTAGCGGTTCCCCTAAATCTGCATCTCGGAGACGATAGACGGCGGGCATCAGCCGATATAAGGTGTCTGCATCAAAACTCATGACATCACCCCCAAATCATTCAGCGAGGTTGGATCTAAGGTTAGTAGTTCAGCCGCCGTCACACTCGTGGCTCCGGCTTGGGGTGCTTTAGCAGGTAAGGGTGCAGTCAAACCATCCCCACCTATACCATCTAGCCGATACAGAGCATCTACATCGATCGCCATTACACCCGGAACCGATTGAAGCACGGCGACGACTTGACTGAGAGCAACGCCTTGACCAAAGGCGCGCATCTCAAATGAGAATGCTGATTTAATTTGAACTTGAGCCTCAGCTAAAACGGTTTCAGGAATGAAATCTGGATCAATTTTAAGACTCGCTTTGAGATGGAATAATGCCTTGCGGTAGGATTGCACCTGCAATGGAATATAAGGATCGCTGAATTTTTTCATCTGACTGACCAGATTTTGATAGGTCTGACTATCCGGTGCGATCGCAGCGCCCCCTGCTCCTGCCACAGTCACGAACACCCCTCGGCATTGCCCGTTCCAAGTCCAGGTTGCCAACGCTTTGCCAATCCCCATAAAGGCGCTAGCAAAATCTTCGTAATCCTGTAACGAGACAATTCGTCCTAAGGTGAGAACGGTGAGCGGTGCATTGCGGCGGGCGCGATCGCGCGTTTCTGGGCGATCTCCCCCCGTCGCGTCTCCCGGATTCGTCACGCCCTTAACGCCTAAAGGACGACTGAGCAGAGTAGTCAGTTGTCCCGCCTTGACATTCCCCACTGAGCCAATGCCTTTGCGATAAATGGCTTTAATATTCTCCTGCCCTGTTGGCAACCGCGCCCCAGTTTTGCCATCCCCAAATTCTACGAGCGTTTTGCCATTGTCTTCTAGCCGACTGATGTAAATGCGATCGCTCCGATGCTGTCCATATAACATCGGGGCTTCATGCCACAACAACTCATTCACCCGAATTTGCAGGGTTGAGGCAGCACCACCGGGCGCAGAGTCGCTGCTGATATAAGTTAAGGGCGGTTGCCGTAAGGTAAATGTTTGATAAGCTTGACTGGCATTACCGCTACCCAACACCTCTTGCACCGTTTCCCCGTGGGTCGCTAAAATAGCATTGCCATTGAGGATAACGGTACTGCGAATGTAGATGTTTTTGAGCGACTGCACGAGGGTAATTTCGGTATTACCGCTCACAGTATTAACCTGTTTTACGGTGATGACTTCGCTTCTGGTGACACCTTGAGGATTCATCACCTCACCCGTTAAAATTAGATGATGCCCTGGCTTCAATCCTTCATAGAGGCGATCGAGCGTAATTTGGTTATCTTTAATTTCATCGGGAATGGGGATTTCTGTTAGGATCAGCGGTTCACTTTGGGTGTAAACTATCGTTTTACGAATCGTATTAAAATCATTAGTTCCTGCATTCCACCAATCTTTATCAATAATTAAGCGAGTAGTTTTTCCACTGATGCCATATTCGGTTCGGGAAGTCGTAGCAGCTTGTGTTACTTTTGCAACGATCAAGTTCTCATCGGGCGATCGCCGAATCGCAATATAACTTCCAACTGTAATCCCATCATAGGCACTGTCTAAATAAAGCTGATTTTTCGCCTCGCTTGCAGCAGGAGTCCACGGTTGCAACTTTAATGTGCCATCAGTAAGCTGAGGTATGCCTTCGGCTCCATAAAGGGGGCGATCGGGTGCGCTATAGCCAAACAATGCAGCCGTTGAGCGAAAGACAAAAACGCCCGTATTGGCTGGAGGTTGATAGACCTGAAGTGCGGCGATCGCGGTACTAAACTCTTCTAGCTTCCATCCCTGCACTTCTGCATAAGATTCTAATGTCGTTTGATTCCATTTGTTGCCCAAAACTTGAGTCTGAATCGTGGCGTTATTTAGGGGTTGTGTCGCTAACCCAAAAGTAGGTGTTTTATAAAGGGTTGACAAGGCTGTGAATGGATTAGAGAGTCCTTCCAGTTCCACTCTAGTTTCCTGAGCGAGATTTTCAGTGGTGACGCTTTTAACCCGGCGAAATGTTTGATTCGTTTCAGTCACAATCAGCAATCCATCTCCTCGCTTGAGATTGGTACTCAATCCCTTAAATCGGATCTCAGCCATGCTTGATCTGAGGATCTGGGGTTGGGTGAGGCGAGGTTTAATGGCATTCCACTCTGTGCGCGCCGTGATTTTTTCCACCGTTTCAAAAGTTTGGGGCGTTTCATCCTTCCCCGGCACACTCTGCACCTTCAAACCCACATCAATCGTGACGATTTTCGGCACGCCCGGAGCATCTTCCAACGTAAACGCCAGATAGGTGCTGGCGGCAACCCCCGGACGAAGTTGGTAGCCAATTAGCCGTGCTAGTTGTAGCAGCGAAAACCGTTCTGTTGCTGTGCGTAAATAAGATTCATTAGCAATTCTTTCTTGATAAAACGTCAGCACATCGGCAACGATCGCCCAAGCATCTAACAGCGCGATCGCAAAATCATCTTCTTCTCGTGTCGTTAATGCTTGTAGGGCTGAGTGAGTTGATAACTGCGCCAATAAGCTGTGTTTGAATTGGGAATACATCCCCACTCGATAGGCGATCGCTACTAATCCTGGACGATTATCGTGGTCTACAGGAGTTTGAACGGTGATGCCCTCACAACAGCCACAGTCATTTAAACGGATCGCGTTGATCAACTCATCCATCTTACTTTCCTCCTGCCAGCGTTAGCTTTAAAACCCCTCGTTCTGGAAAATCAGGATCGTTGCTTAATCGAGCAATTTCTAGACGATTCAGTTCCAGCTTGCCTTGGGCGATCGCCAGCCCATTCGGCTGGCCTTGTCGCTGAAAAACCTTAATCTGTACCGAACTCACCCCATCGAGCGCTTGAGCCGCAGCATAAAGCGGACTGAGATAAACGGGTTGTCCAAAGGTAAAAGAGTCGGGATGAAATACGCCTAACCGACCATCGGATAAAGTGCGATCGCTAAAAACCTGTAACAATGCAGCTTTTACCTGACTGCGAAAATAGTTGGGTTTGACGCAGACTTGCATCTCAATTTCTAGTGACACAAATCGGGGCGCATCAATCTCTAGGTCATAACCCGCCATGCGATAGCGTTCTAAAAATTCACGAATTTGGGCTTTGAAGGGCGCATCTACAGGCAAGCCACCCTGGCGATCGATAGTCACAAATACGGTGCGCCAACTGCCCGTCCACCGAAAGGTTGCCGCTGCTTTTTGGACATCGGGATGGCGTTCGGTGACTTCTGCATAATCTTCGGCGGTAACGGCTCGCTCTTGGATGCGAAAGGCATAGGGCGCACGCTGCCGCACCTCTTCCAGCATTTCTGGATCGACACCGCCAACAGCAGCTAAAGGATTGCGAACTTGGGCGATCGCACTTTCGGTGCTGACTGCGTGCCTCAACACCTCTGCGCCAATATTGCCTGCCACACCATTCCCCACGCGGTAAGTCGCGTTAAACTGGGTTCCAGAGGCTGGACGCAGCCCATACTGGTTATCCCCAAACCGCAGGTAGACAATGCCATCGGTTTCAGTTTCGACCACAAATTCGGGTGAAGTCGGGTTGCTACTGAGCAAGTCGCGTTGGGGCTGCCAGGTGATAGAATTTTGTCCCAAGGTGCTGTTAAGAGCGATCGCGGGCAGGGTCTTTTGGATCTCCCACTGGAGAGCAGACTGCGCCGATTTTTGGGGAGAATAGGGGGCTGCATGGGTGAGAGGGCTTTGCTGGAGAGTAGGGCGATACCGAGGTGGCATCGGATTGACGGGGGTGTCAGCACAGCGATCGCCAACCGCGATCGGCACCCGAAATAGATGAGGTTTGGGC
Proteins encoded:
- a CDS encoding Zn-binding domain-containing protein yields the protein MGDGAYYGLFYNCSEGGNGASEAVFQNLTKLASTAAQLAQSCECETGCPKCLQQHGCPQGNKGLLKQLGITLLRAIPQNSLTL
- a CDS encoding DUF6519 domain-containing protein; this translates as MKGDFSRQTFDPKKHYSAVLMQQGRVQVDADWNEQQALESFRIETEAIDVIGRCGAPKNNPGFAIAASGTQLSIGQGRYYVDGILCQNEATVTYEQQPDFPDPPNALDGLSKAIAGIIYLDVWQRHLTALDDPQICEVALGGPDTATRLKTVWQVKVLPIPSTDPPVDINCDSSFPDWEKLIAGSTGKLTAQTALPINTDNPCLIPPTAGYQRLENQLYRVEVHQTNPSLTFKWSRDNGSVVTAVQGISGVQVTVQDIGPDEVLGFAIGQWVEIIDDRLELSGQSGQIVRILDIDSAGQVLTMETAPTTLGSTNGIDPTRHPKLRRWDQTGSAATATGIAVTPNTSMALEGGISVQFDSGSFRPGDYWLIPARTATGQIEWLVDGSGNSLPQSPFGIQHHYCRLAIAQLSGEQLKLQDCRPIFPPLTEIDAGESCCVVVHPGEDIQAAINLLPATGGCVCLKTGIHAITQAIRIERSHVTLQGANLGAKVVRSNGINALAIVGTLQQPITDITVEQIQFETVGTNQPITELLDLGIVSFNNCRHLTLIQCQLAITPVTTPPIRVAVVARTPAIGIIAMNSSQSKILANQLNLLSVGIWTEGCAAVEIAQNELNAPTFAQGDSIVPLGLIGINLNISITKALRASDRRNCRIEHNRIENYWVGVNVGEQADNSQIVGNQILRRSPEQFPVDHPLVGDLRIGNEPYLYGIIVKAKNCRIAQNELNLNNVIYGGIRASDAFTQIENNTLTALISGRSSNSLFATVASPPQFIPVAIFLAPLQTPTRIATNSSVIRHNTLLGQLSGIVVLAMEGVEILNNQIEITPDTLLARAIALASSKNATIAGNQIQNAQTGILLLGTVPNLGSGNRLLNNRLNTGTFGILAVGEVALEVSHNVIENMAIAGLIGSGLLESTRLAHNRVTYCGYLSVDSLIGSGIAILNSLTDLCIESCEVLNIGLARDELKQSNPDATWGIVAIAVPFCRISHNAVGYTDLNRLKQLNSDREHRALSLTPPFQPINSNAPQPPIGIATVTDNLFAGLGSSALVQIYGIRFTENDTSAIGFEKVTFSNNVSQHLGNARFTNVSNAANVFIEGQHLIVMGNHIKETPKTRHSFYFNYHVKAVYIGNLTTDNFDAQPSLTTRFVPPSPALGDINAVV
- a CDS encoding putative baseplate assembly protein; translation: MDELINAIRLNDCGCCEGITVQTPVDHDNRPGLVAIAYRVGMYSQFKHSLLAQLSTHSALQALTTREEDDFAIALLDAWAIVADVLTFYQERIANESYLRTATERFSLLQLARLIGYQLRPGVAASTYLAFTLEDAPGVPKIVTIDVGLKVQSVPGKDETPQTFETVEKITARTEWNAIKPRLTQPQILRSSMAEIRFKGLSTNLKRGDGLLIVTETNQTFRRVKSVTTENLAQETRVELEGLSNPFTALSTLYKTPTFGLATQPLNNATIQTQVLGNKWNQTTLESYAEVQGWKLEEFSTAIAALQVYQPPANTGVFVFRSTAALFGYSAPDRPLYGAEGIPQLTDGTLKLQPWTPAASEAKNQLYLDSAYDGITVGSYIAIRRSPDENLIVAKVTQAATTSRTEYGISGKTTRLIIDKDWWNAGTNDFNTIRKTIVYTQSEPLILTEIPIPDEIKDNQITLDRLYEGLKPGHHLILTGEVMNPQGVTRSEVITVKQVNTVSGNTEITLVQSLKNIYIRSTVILNGNAILATHGETVQEVLGSGNASQAYQTFTLRQPPLTYISSDSAPGGAASTLQIRVNELLWHEAPMLYGQHRSDRIYISRLEDNGKTLVEFGDGKTGARLPTGQENIKAIYRKGIGSVGNVKAGQLTTLLSRPLGVKGVTNPGDATGGDRPETRDRARRNAPLTVLTLGRIVSLQDYEDFASAFMGIGKALATWTWNGQCRGVFVTVAGAGGAAIAPDSQTYQNLVSQMKKFSDPYIPLQVQSYRKALFHLKASLKIDPDFIPETVLAEAQVQIKSAFSFEMRAFGQGVALSQVVAVLQSVPGVMAIDVDALYRLDGIGGDGLTAPLPAKAPQAGATSVTAAELLTLDPTSLNDLGVMS